One region of Carya illinoinensis cultivar Pawnee chromosome 8, C.illinoinensisPawnee_v1, whole genome shotgun sequence genomic DNA includes:
- the LOC122274717 gene encoding uncharacterized protein LOC122274717, giving the protein MIPACFSQPSTLSSNTSQEVPQNLITCIFQTQLCGSPTYLTLTWSRTLFSHSLTIHATDFFSITVSLHPSTFSFFRTRPGSKSIYLTRGRHRRIKLYWDFTRAEFIRNSAEPESCFYIAISCNAKLEFFLGDLFDELTRRSGLIMTRQLSEPALLSRREHVFGRRNYVSRAQFLGSKHNFGIECSGGALRVKVDGEISLVIKRLAWKFRGNEKFFLGGNEVEFFWDVFNWVNGNGGNGYGVFVFQVGDGGVWPEMVGPEKRLMGKSLSLLPASGKMLSMISSLPPTPSCSSVLQWAEENSDGGRSSSSSSTRSCGSNGGFSLALYAWRKD; this is encoded by the coding sequence ATGATTCCAGCATGTTTCAGCCAACCCAGCACGCTCTCGAGCAATACATCTCAAGAGGTGCCTCAGAACCTCATAACCTGCATATTCCAAACTCAGCTATGTGGCTCTCCAACTTATCTCACACTCACATGGTCCAGAACCCTCTTCTCTCATTCCCTCACCATCCACGCCACCGACTTTTTCTCCATCACCGTTTCTCTCCACCCATCAACCTTCTCATTCTTCCGAACTCGACCAGGCTCCAAATCTATTTACCTCACCCGCGGACGTCACAGGAGGATCAAGCTTTACTGGGACTTCACTCGCGCTGAGTTCATCCGTAACTCCGCCGAGCCCGAGTCCTGCTTCTACATCGCCATCTCATGCAATGCTAAGCTCGAGTTCTTTCTTGGTGATCTTTTCGACGAGTTGACTCGGCGGTCCGGGTTGATCATGACACGCCAACTCAGCGAGCCAGCTCTGTTGTCCAGGCGGGAGCACGTGTTTGGACGCAGGAATTATGTTTCCCGAGCTCAGTTCTTGGGAAGCAAACACAATTTTGGAATTGAGTGTAGTGGGGGAGCGCTCAGAGTAAAAGTGGATGGAGAAATAAGCCTTGTTATCAAGAGGCTTGCGTGGAAATTTAGAGGGAACGAGAAATTTTTCCTTGGAGGCAATGAAGTCGAATTCTTTTGGGATGTATTTAATTGGGTCAATGGCAATGGTGGAAATGGGTATGGTGTGTTTGTTTTTCAAGTTGGTGACGGTGGAGTGTGGCCAGAAATGGTAGGTCCAGAGAAGAGATTGATGGGGAAGAGTTTATCATTGTTGCCGGCGTCCGGTAAGATGCTGTCGATGATATCATCGTTGCCGCCAACGCCATCATGTTCAAGTGTGCTGCAATGGGCAGAGGAAAACAGTGATGGTGGGAGGAGCTCATCTTCTTCATCTACTAGGTCATGTGGGAGCAATGGGGGGTTCTCTTTGGCGTTGTATGCTTGGAGGAAGGATTAG